One Miscanthus floridulus cultivar M001 chromosome 11, ASM1932011v1, whole genome shotgun sequence DNA window includes the following coding sequences:
- the LOC136492433 gene encoding uncharacterized protein has product MGAVPPSLPPPLQRTRGAVQKVLCPRSSQKHQAEAPTLAPHKALKVSTSSTARWVVEAQATIQRGAASARANPKEPDAQGEATEAAMRQAGEEAPTPREAEAIEPDEVEAQSVAEATEGEAEAPRTSKAEVMEPRASRTIEAEVAEAGAPGTTEAEVGEASMGAMEPAAQEAETEVGQASVPPPVQDPPPSQGSAQEVEVHSVSSDDTS; this is encoded by the exons ATGGGGGCCGTGCCACCGTCGCTgccaccgccgttgcagaggacgagGGGCGCCGTGCAGAAGGTGTTGTGCCCCCGCTCAAG CCAGAAGCATCAGGCGGAGGCACCCACCCTAGCGCcacataaggcgctcaaggtgagcaccagctccactgcccgatgggtggtggaggcgcaggccACCATACAGCGTGGAGCGGCCTCGGCCAGGGCTAACCCAAAGGAGCCAgacgcccaaggagaggctaccgaggcagCCATGAGGCAAGCaggggaggaggcgcctacgccCCGCGAGGCCGAGGCCATCGAACCAGATGAGGTCGAGGCGCAAtcagttgctgaggccaccgagggtgaggccgaggcccctaggacctccaaGGCTGAGGTGATGGAGCCTAGGGCGTCCAGGACCATTGaggccgaggtggcagaggccggagctcccgggaccaccgaggccgaggtggggGAGGCCAGCATGGGCGCGATGGAGCCGGCAGCCCAGGAAGCGGAGACGGAGGTAGGGCAAGCTTCAGTACCACCCCCGGTCCAAGACCCGCCGCCGTCGCAGGGGAgcgcccaggaagtggaggtccattcggtctcctccgacgatacttcctag